The DNA window CGCCGAGATCATCGCGCGCGTTCGGCGCGGCAGATGACCGGCGTAGACGGCACTGTATTCGATGGAAGGCACCCCGCCGCGCAGCCGCTTGAAACCCGCGGCACCAGCGCTGAAGTTCAAACGCCAGCCCTGGATCTGGCAGGTGCGATACGCGCACGCGGTGGCGAGTCGGTACAGAGCCCGCTTCTGTGGCTCGGTCGTGTCGTAGCCGACAATGGGGGCGGTGGCGGTGCGCCCCAGTCGGAACAGCCCGACAATGCATGCCAGACGATTGTCTTCGTCGCGGAAGCCCTCGAACTGCAGCAGCCCGGCACGGTGCCAAAGGCGCAGGAACTCGGCGGTATAGACCGGGTTGAAGCGCGAATGCTTGCCGATATAAAGCATTGCGTAGAGTTCGGCGATGCGCGCGTAGTCGATTTCGTTGATGTCTGCATCGTCACAATGACGCAGCGGCGTCTTGCGCAGCAGCGCGATATCCCAGCGCAGGTTCTGATGACGACGATGCAGGGTCTCGAACGCGTCGTACAGATACACCTGCCGGCTGGCGACCAGCACACAGCCTGCAGCGCGCAGCGCGTCGATCCAATCCGCATTGTCGTGGGCGTTGAGCGAACGGAACCACACCGCGTGCTGCGGCCAGCGCTCTATCGCCTCCGCCACCACCGCGACCGGGTTCACCTGCGCAAGCGACGGGTACAGATTGGTGGACAGCAGCCAGTTGTTGACGCACACGGCGCGGTCGAGGCCATTGCTCCGCAGCGGCACGCCAATGGCGGCGATGCCCTTTCGCGACAGCGGCGCAGCCCATGGCGGAAGGTAGCGCGCGGCTTCTTCTGCCGCGTAGTCGGCATAGGTACTGGTGGGCGAGCAGACCCAGGCATCGCCGGCCAGCCCGTCGTGCACGCTGACCGGCAGCGGACCGACCTCGGTGCGGATCGCGGCGGTGTGCGCGCGCACGTTGGTGATCAGGGTGTCGGTCGCACGGTCGGCGTGCACCGCCGCGAAAGCATGCGCCGCGCTGGTGAAGTTGCCCTCACCCTCGGTGCGCACGGCGCTCATCGGGCGACCGCTGCCATCGGCTCGCCATCCCACTCGATGTCGCGGGTGGCCGCCTCGCGCAGGCTGCAGTGCTGCCGTCGCGCCATCCGTGCATATGAGCCCAGGTCGAGCAGGCTGGCCAGCGGCGGCAGGCGGTCGCCGGCGGTGCTGATGACGTCGACGGCATTACCGAAGTCGCGTCGCCACTGCCCGAACTGTCGATGCTGGACGGCCTGCTTCAGGCCTGCGCTGGCCATCAGCGCACCGATCATCCGTGCGCGCGGTGCAACCGGCTCCTGTAGTTCACCCTCCCCCAGCAACGCCGCCGGCAGGTCGCAGTCGAACGGGAACAGATGCAGCCCGCTGGTCGCGCGTGGATTGCATTCCAGCGCCAGCGCCCCGCCTTCGGCGGCCTCGATCCAGTCGAAGGAGATCTGTCCGCTGTAATGCGTACCGCGCACCAGCGCGGCGATCGCATCGCGGATGGCCGGCCGCTGCACCGGCTCGAAGTAGTAGCTGGAGCTGCGGTGCAGCCGATAGCGCGGGCGGTAGATGGCATGCGCCAGCAGGCGGCCGCGGTGGGCGATGGCATAGCTGCACAGCTCATCACCGGCGACGAAGGCCTGTACCACCCAGGGCCCCAACGCGGGCAGCGCCGGCGCATCGGCCGGAATGCCCTGCGGGTACAAGCGGACATGCACGCCGAAACGCGAGAACTCCGGTTTCAGCACCACCGCCCTGCCCTGCGCCCATTCCCGCGCCTCCTCCAGCGAGGACACCCGGCCGCTGTCCGGCACCGGCATGCCGTGCTCGCGGGCGATGGACAGGAACGACCATTTGCTGTGCAGCGCCGCCAGGGTGCCAAAGCCATCCACTGCCACATGCAACGAGCGCGGCAGCGCGGGCCGGTGCCGTGCCAGGTGCAGGGCTTCCTCGCAGGTGGGCAGCAATAGATCGATGCGTTCGCGGGCGACGATGCGATTCAGCTCAGTCACGAAGGCATCGGGCGCATAGCGCGGTGGCGGCAGCGCATGAGTCTGTTCAACGGCGCTGGACCAGCCGGTCAGGCGGCACGGAATGCTGTCGGCCACGTGCACCTGCCAGCCCAGCCGGTCGAAGCGACGTGCGTGATCCAGCGCGACCGGCGCACGTGCCCCCAGAATCAGGACGCGCGGGATCATCGCATCGCCTCCCGTCGCGGCCGCCACTCCAGGCAATGCGATGGCACGATGCGCACCTCGGGGGCGGCCTGCTGCAGTGCATGCAGCCGGGCCAGGGTGTCACGGTAGATGCGGGTACTGCCCAGCCACGCCGTCACCATGGCCGGCGGCGGTGTGTTGTCACGGATCGCCTGTGACGACCAGCTGGCATCGGCGACCAGAAACACCGGGCCCTGCCCATCATCGAACAGCGCGCCGAAATGACCGGCCGCATGGCCCGGCAACGGCACCAGCCGCACGCTGCCATCGCCGAACAGATCAAACGCCGGGTCAAAGTGTGCAAACGGCGCGGGCAATCGATGCGCCGGCTGCGACTCAAACCACAGCGGTGGCGTTTCCTGCCAGCTCTGCAGCAGGCCCGGCAGCAGTCCCAGGCGGAGCGCGCCGATGCGGGAACGGGCACGGATGTCGTCCCAGGCCGCCCTGGAACAGGCCACGCGCGCGTGTGGGAAATCCGCCAGCCCGCCAATGTGGTCGCCATGCA is part of the Stenotrophomonas oahuensis genome and encodes:
- a CDS encoding MBL fold metallo-hydrolase; translation: MVALEWRLYEAGHCTHPERATRKGAPARSCEFPALVALLRHPTQGWVLFDTGYSEHFLQATSAFPEKLYQLVTPVHLDPQQSLAAQLRRDGIAPEDIAWVVVSHLHGDHIGGLADFPHARVACSRAAWDDIRARSRIGALRLGLLPGLLQSWQETPPLWFESQPAHRLPAPFAHFDPAFDLFGDGSVRLVPLPGHAAGHFGALFDDGQGPVFLVADASWSSQAIRDNTPPPAMVTAWLGSTRIYRDTLARLHALQQAAPEVRIVPSHCLEWRPRREAMR
- a CDS encoding ATP-grasp domain-containing protein — translated: MIPRVLILGARAPVALDHARRFDRLGWQVHVADSIPCRLTGWSSAVEQTHALPPPRYAPDAFVTELNRIVARERIDLLLPTCEEALHLARHRPALPRSLHVAVDGFGTLAALHSKWSFLSIAREHGMPVPDSGRVSSLEEAREWAQGRAVVLKPEFSRFGVHVRLYPQGIPADAPALPALGPWVVQAFVAGDELCSYAIAHRGRLLAHAIYRPRYRLHRSSSYYFEPVQRPAIRDAIAALVRGTHYSGQISFDWIEAAEGGALALECNPRATSGLHLFPFDCDLPAALLGEGELQEPVAPRARMIGALMASAGLKQAVQHRQFGQWRRDFGNAVDVISTAGDRLPPLASLLDLGSYARMARRQHCSLREAATRDIEWDGEPMAAVAR